A stretch of the Bacillus sp. FJAT-18017 genome encodes the following:
- the bshB1 gene encoding bacillithiol biosynthesis deacetylase BshB1: MNSSAETVHILSFGAHADDVEIGMGGTIAKYTAQGKKVVICDLTQAELSSNGNVKTRNKEAAKAASILGAERIGLDLPDRGLFLKEDYIKQIVGIIRTYRPKLVFAPYFEDRHPDHGNCARLVDEAVFSAGIRKFDDGTGLPPHKADRVHYYMINGFHQPDFLIDISEFFEMKKSSLNAYGSQFMKNDKSFDTPLINGYIESLEAREYLFGKQAGVNYAEGFKTRGPLLLDGDLLGEI, from the coding sequence ATGAACAGTAGTGCAGAAACCGTACATATACTATCCTTTGGTGCCCATGCAGACGATGTTGAAATTGGCATGGGCGGCACAATTGCAAAGTATACAGCCCAGGGGAAGAAGGTTGTCATTTGTGATTTGACACAGGCTGAGCTGTCTTCAAACGGAAATGTAAAAACTCGAAATAAAGAGGCGGCCAAAGCTGCCTCTATTCTCGGAGCCGAACGGATCGGTCTTGACTTGCCTGATAGAGGACTGTTTTTAAAAGAAGATTATATTAAACAAATTGTTGGTATAATCAGGACCTACAGGCCTAAGCTCGTATTTGCACCCTATTTTGAGGACAGGCATCCCGATCATGGAAATTGTGCCCGCCTTGTTGATGAGGCGGTTTTTTCTGCTGGTATCCGTAAATTTGATGACGGAACCGGGCTTCCTCCCCACAAGGCAGACCGGGTGCATTATTATATGATTAATGGCTTTCATCAACCAGATTTTTTGATAGACATCTCTGAGTTTTTTGAAATGAAGAAAAGCTCCCTGAATGCCTATGGTAGCCAATTTATGAAAAACGATAAAAGCTTCGATACCCCGCTGATTAATGGTTATATTGAATCTTTAGAAGCACGGGAATACTTATTTGGGAAACAGGCTGGCGTGAACTATGCTGAGGGCTTTAAAACTCGCGGACCGCTATTGCTTGACGGTGACCTACTGGGAGAAATTTAA
- the dapB gene encoding 4-hydroxy-tetrahydrodipicolinate reductase produces the protein MDGGVLVEKNIKIVIAGPRGRMGQEAVKLVAETPGFDLIAVLDRSNNGRTLGEIGSFPLKEVPVYSDIEECLQSVDADVLVDLTVPEAGMHHARTALTHNVRPVVGTTGFTEAHLKELEELSSEKGLGCIIAPNFAIGAVLMMKFAKMAAKFFDNVEIIEMHHDKKLDAPSGTAVKTAQMISEVRSEHKQGHPEEKETIKGARGADLEGMRIHSVRLPGLIAHQEVLFGSEGQTLKIRHDSYNRASFMSGVKTAVETVMKIDSFVYGLENILE, from the coding sequence ATGGATGGTGGAGTACTAGTGGAGAAAAATATAAAAATAGTGATAGCCGGACCAAGAGGGAGGATGGGGCAGGAAGCTGTCAAGCTTGTTGCTGAAACTCCTGGATTTGATTTGATTGCTGTATTGGATAGAAGCAACAATGGCCGTACACTTGGCGAAATTGGAAGCTTTCCACTTAAAGAAGTACCTGTATACTCGGACATTGAGGAATGCCTTCAGTCGGTAGACGCCGATGTACTGGTGGACCTTACAGTTCCAGAAGCGGGCATGCATCACGCGAGAACGGCTTTAACACATAATGTCAGACCGGTAGTTGGCACGACTGGATTCACAGAAGCACACCTGAAAGAGCTTGAAGAGCTTTCAAGTGAAAAGGGGCTAGGCTGCATCATCGCACCGAATTTTGCTATTGGCGCGGTCTTAATGATGAAATTTGCCAAAATGGCAGCAAAGTTCTTCGACAATGTCGAAATTATTGAAATGCATCATGATAAAAAGCTGGATGCTCCATCTGGGACTGCAGTAAAGACAGCCCAAATGATTTCTGAAGTCCGCAGTGAGCATAAGCAGGGTCACCCTGAGGAAAAGGAGACAATTAAAGGTGCACGCGGCGCGGATTTGGAAGGCATGCGAATACATTCAGTCCGGCTTCCTGGGCTTATCGCTCATCAAGAGGTACTTTTCGGCTCTGAAGGCCAGACTTTAAAAATACGCCATGATTCCTATAATAGGGCATCGTTTATGTCCGGTGTAAAAACAGCAGTGGAAACTGTAATGAAAATTGATTCTTTTGTATATGGATTGGAAAATATCTTGGAATAG
- the panB gene encoding 3-methyl-2-oxobutanoate hydroxymethyltransferase, which translates to MKSTTDFTKMKQNGEKIVMLTAYDYPAAKTAEQAGIDMILVGDSLGMVVLGYDSTVPVTVDDMVHHSKAVRRGAPGTFTVVDMPFMSYHVSVGDTLRNAARIIQETGAQAVKLEGADDVLEKIKALTQAGVPVCAHLGLTPQLVGVLGGFKVQGKTASAAAKLVEDAKKCEEAGAFAVVLECIPRQLAAEVANTVSIPVIGIGAGAEVDGQVLVYHDLVGYGVDRVPKFVKQYGQVGHNIIDMIGQYVSDVKSSVFPEDAHTFTMKEEELQALYGGIR; encoded by the coding sequence ATGAAAAGTACAACGGATTTTACGAAAATGAAACAAAATGGCGAAAAGATTGTCATGCTAACAGCTTATGATTATCCAGCTGCCAAAACTGCGGAACAAGCCGGGATTGACATGATTCTTGTCGGGGATTCACTGGGAATGGTTGTGCTTGGCTATGATTCGACCGTCCCTGTGACGGTGGATGATATGGTTCATCATTCGAAGGCAGTACGCAGGGGAGCACCAGGTACGTTCACTGTTGTTGATATGCCATTCATGAGCTATCACGTTTCGGTAGGAGACACTCTCCGGAATGCGGCTAGAATTATCCAAGAAACCGGCGCCCAGGCAGTCAAGCTCGAAGGGGCCGATGATGTACTGGAAAAAATCAAAGCATTGACTCAGGCTGGTGTTCCGGTATGTGCGCATCTTGGGCTTACACCACAATTGGTTGGTGTCCTGGGAGGATTCAAGGTTCAAGGCAAGACCGCTTCAGCTGCCGCTAAGCTGGTTGAGGATGCAAAGAAATGTGAAGAGGCTGGGGCATTTGCTGTTGTCCTTGAGTGTATCCCCCGGCAGCTTGCTGCTGAGGTTGCGAACACGGTTTCGATTCCTGTTATCGGTATTGGTGCAGGCGCAGAAGTGGACGGACAAGTACTTGTCTATCATGACCTTGTAGGTTACGGTGTCGATCGGGTTCCAAAGTTTGTTAAGCAATATGGGCAAGTTGGCCATAATATTATCGATATGATCGGCCAATATGTTTCCGATGTTAAGAGCAGTGTATTCCCTGAAGACGCCCACACTTTTACTATGAAAGAGGAAGAACTTCAAGCCTTATACGGTGGTATCAGATGA
- a CDS encoding YitT family protein, with protein sequence MIKGLKVKNILLILLGTAIMAFGVINFNIQNQLAEGGVTGITILIYFLFKIDPAYSNLIINIPIFFLGYKLLGRRAFIYTVIGTVALSVFLWIFQRVPLNIPLRDDMFLAALFAGLFIGVGLGIIFRFGGTSGGVDIIARIAQKYWGISMGRTMFMFDALVIIASFLTYLDYREAMYTLVAVAVGARVIDVMAEGAYSARGAMIMSEKYDEIAERIMKEMDRGATVLKGYGYYSKSEREVLYCVVPKSEIIRLKNVITAVDPHAFVSVTAVHDVLGEGFTLDANKNPFDV encoded by the coding sequence ATGATAAAAGGCCTTAAAGTAAAAAACATCCTGCTCATTTTGCTAGGGACGGCAATTATGGCATTCGGGGTTATTAATTTTAACATACAAAATCAGCTGGCAGAAGGAGGAGTTACAGGGATCACAATCCTCATCTATTTCTTGTTCAAAATTGATCCTGCCTATTCCAACCTGATTATAAACATCCCTATTTTCTTTCTAGGTTATAAATTGCTAGGAAGAAGAGCATTCATTTATACGGTTATTGGAACTGTTGCCCTATCCGTCTTTTTGTGGATTTTCCAAAGAGTACCTCTTAATATTCCTCTTCGGGATGATATGTTTTTGGCGGCTTTATTCGCCGGTCTCTTTATTGGTGTCGGCCTCGGTATTATTTTTAGGTTTGGAGGCACCTCGGGAGGCGTTGATATTATTGCCAGGATTGCCCAGAAATACTGGGGAATCAGCATGGGAAGAACCATGTTCATGTTTGATGCTCTCGTAATTATCGCATCTTTCTTAACCTATCTTGATTATCGTGAAGCCATGTATACGCTCGTTGCAGTAGCCGTTGGGGCCAGAGTAATTGACGTGATGGCTGAAGGTGCTTACTCTGCCAGAGGCGCAATGATTATGTCCGAAAAGTACGATGAGATTGCCGAACGAATTATGAAGGAAATGGACAGAGGAGCTACTGTCCTTAAAGGCTATGGTTACTATAGTAAGAGTGAACGGGAAGTCCTGTACTGTGTTGTTCCAAAAAGTGAAATCATCAGGCTTAAAAACGTCATCACAGCGGTCGATCCTCATGCATTTGTCTCGGTAACGGCCGTTCATGACGTCCTTGGCGAAGGCTTCACACTCGATGCAAACAAGAATCCATTTGATGTATAA
- the mgsA gene encoding methylglyoxal synthase, which translates to MNIALIAHDKKKDDLIHFVTAYTKIFEGHSLFATGTTGKRISEATGLSIHRFQSGPLGGDQEIGALVANNMMDAIFFFRDPLTAQPHEPDVTALLRLCDVYAIPLATNMGTAEILIKGIEEGHLDWRTVAREKKE; encoded by the coding sequence ATGAACATAGCGTTAATTGCTCACGATAAAAAGAAGGATGATTTAATCCATTTTGTTACTGCATATACAAAGATTTTTGAGGGGCACTCCCTTTTTGCTACAGGTACTACGGGGAAAAGAATATCAGAAGCTACCGGCCTTTCGATTCATCGTTTTCAATCAGGCCCGCTAGGCGGGGATCAGGAAATAGGAGCACTGGTAGCCAACAACATGATGGACGCAATTTTCTTCTTTCGTGATCCACTCACAGCACAGCCTCATGAACCTGACGTAACTGCTTTGTTAAGGCTTTGCGATGTTTACGCAATACCGCTGGCGACCAATATGGGTACTGCGGAAATCCTTATAAAAGGGATAGAGGAAGGGCATCTGGATTGGCGGACGGTAGCAAGGGAGAAGAAGGAATGA
- a CDS encoding nucleotide pyrophosphohydrolase — protein sequence MQENKTVKKLQEEVDEYIGQFKEGYFSPLAMTARLTEELGELAREINHYYGEKPKKATEATKTVNEEIGDVLFVLICLANSLDIDLQEAHDMVMDKFRTRDKDRWTKK from the coding sequence ATGCAAGAGAATAAGACAGTTAAAAAGCTTCAGGAAGAAGTCGACGAATACATAGGCCAATTCAAAGAGGGCTATTTCAGCCCGCTGGCGATGACTGCAAGACTCACCGAGGAATTGGGAGAGCTTGCCCGTGAAATTAATCATTATTACGGAGAAAAACCAAAAAAGGCAACCGAGGCAACAAAAACGGTCAATGAAGAGATAGGGGATGTGCTGTTCGTGCTCATCTGTCTGGCTAATTCCCTGGATATTGATTTGCAGGAAGCCCACGATATGGTTATGGATAAATTCAGGACCCGGGATAAGGACCGTTGGACGAAAAAATAA
- a CDS encoding biotin--[acetyl-CoA-carboxylase] ligase: MAIQLQSEIRKKLLDAFAGAGEEFVSGQALAEAAGCSRTAVWKHIEGLREEGFILEAVRRKGYRLIEVPASLTADEIRLGLKTDFIGKTIHYFETVDSTQKIAHSLAGESAPDGTVVIANEQSSGRGRMDRKWHSPSGTGIWMSLIVRPDIPLQKAPQLTLLTAVAVVRAIAAATGLQPEIKWPNDILANGKKLTGILTELQAEADRIHSVIIGIGINVNQLASDFPDELKELATSVALETGTEQSRAGLIREFCLQFERLYVLYLEQGFHPIKLLWESYAKGIGGPIKARTYNGTIEGTALGITEDGVLQIEDLNGKIHSIYSADIELPSISS, translated from the coding sequence GTGGCTATTCAATTGCAATCAGAGATAAGGAAAAAGCTCCTTGATGCTTTTGCTGGTGCCGGTGAGGAATTCGTATCTGGCCAAGCTCTGGCAGAAGCGGCTGGCTGCTCGAGAACTGCAGTCTGGAAGCACATTGAAGGGCTTCGGGAAGAAGGCTTCATACTTGAAGCAGTCAGAAGAAAAGGCTACAGACTGATCGAAGTTCCTGCATCCTTGACAGCGGATGAAATCCGCCTTGGGCTAAAAACCGACTTTATTGGGAAGACGATCCATTACTTTGAAACAGTTGATTCAACTCAAAAAATAGCACATTCCCTTGCTGGAGAATCTGCCCCCGATGGCACCGTTGTAATAGCAAATGAACAGTCATCGGGCAGGGGGAGAATGGATCGGAAGTGGCATTCTCCAAGCGGCACGGGAATATGGATGAGTTTGATCGTCAGGCCAGATATTCCGCTTCAAAAAGCACCCCAGTTAACTTTGTTAACGGCTGTCGCGGTTGTACGGGCAATTGCAGCTGCTACTGGGCTTCAACCAGAAATCAAATGGCCCAATGATATTTTGGCGAATGGAAAAAAACTGACTGGCATTCTTACCGAACTTCAGGCAGAAGCTGACCGAATACATTCAGTCATCATTGGGATAGGCATCAATGTAAATCAGCTGGCAAGCGATTTTCCAGATGAATTGAAAGAGCTTGCAACATCCGTCGCGCTTGAAACAGGAACCGAGCAATCACGTGCGGGACTAATCCGCGAGTTTTGCCTTCAATTTGAAAGGCTGTATGTACTTTACCTTGAACAAGGCTTCCATCCTATAAAGCTTCTTTGGGAGAGCTATGCAAAAGGAATTGGAGGGCCAATCAAGGCTCGGACTTACAATGGCACTATTGAAGGAACAGCATTAGGAATTACTGAAGATGGTGTCCTTCAGATTGAAGATTTGAATGGTAAAATCCACTCTATTTATTCAGCAGATATAGAGCTGCCGAGCATATCTAGTTAG
- a CDS encoding zinc metallopeptidase, whose translation MFLIYFAIIILIPLWAQMRVKGAYKKYSKVSSSSMKTGAEVAREILHANGLYDVRIEEGRGFLSDHYDPRAKAIRLSPDIYHGHSLASTAIAAHEVGHAIQDGENYAFLRFRHALVPVANIGSNFSWILIIIGMLAYMSELLLLGIIFMAAAVLFQIVTLPVEFNASSRALDQVVSLGIIRNEEERPAKKVLDAAALTYVAAAAVAVLELLRLVLIYTGMTRDE comes from the coding sequence ATGTTTTTAATCTATTTTGCGATAATAATCCTCATCCCGTTATGGGCACAAATGAGGGTCAAAGGGGCATACAAAAAGTACTCGAAGGTCTCCTCATCCTCCATGAAGACTGGGGCGGAAGTTGCAAGAGAAATTCTTCACGCCAATGGGCTTTATGATGTAAGGATTGAAGAAGGACGCGGTTTCTTGAGTGACCATTACGATCCTAGGGCAAAGGCTATCAGGCTTTCACCTGACATCTACCATGGCCATTCTCTAGCTTCCACAGCTATTGCTGCCCATGAAGTCGGGCACGCCATCCAGGATGGCGAGAATTATGCATTTCTCAGGTTCAGGCATGCGCTTGTTCCTGTTGCTAATATTGGTAGCAACTTCTCCTGGATCCTGATCATAATTGGAATGCTTGCCTATATGAGTGAACTGCTTTTGCTAGGAATCATATTCATGGCGGCGGCAGTACTGTTCCAAATCGTCACTCTTCCTGTTGAATTCAACGCTTCAAGCAGGGCACTGGATCAAGTTGTTTCACTTGGGATCATCCGGAATGAAGAAGAGCGTCCTGCGAAGAAGGTCCTTGATGCGGCAGCACTGACCTATGTGGCAGCAGCAGCGGTTGCGGTACTAGAATTGTTAAGGCTTGTTTTGATTTATACCGGCATGACACGTGACGAATAG
- the bshA gene encoding N-acetyl-alpha-D-glucosaminyl L-malate synthase BshA has translation MKTLKIGITCYPTVGGSGVIATELGKLLAEKGHEIHFISSSMPFRLRKMYHNVYYHQVEVNQYSVFQYPPYDLALASKMAEVANREGLDLLHVHYAIPHAVCAILAKQMSGRDLKIMTTLHGTDITVLGNDPSLADAIKFGIEKSDIVTAVSNSLVAQTMEMINPDKQIETLYNFIDERVYLRSADSDLKKKLRIKDEEKVVIHVSNFRPVKRVGDVIRTFARISESMPAKLLLVGDGPEMRNVTRLVEELGLKGKVLFLGKQDNVEELYSISDLMLLLSEKESFGLVALEAMACGVPCIGTNIGGIPEVIEDGVTGYICRLGDIEGISNRAIALLSDSALHQSFSQKAAIDMKEKFNADRIVAEYENLYYKLVGN, from the coding sequence ATGAAAACACTTAAAATCGGGATTACATGCTATCCAACAGTTGGAGGATCGGGTGTTATAGCGACCGAACTGGGAAAACTCCTCGCCGAAAAAGGACATGAGATCCATTTTATCTCCTCGAGTATGCCATTCAGGCTGCGAAAAATGTATCATAATGTCTATTATCACCAGGTGGAAGTGAATCAATATTCAGTCTTTCAATATCCGCCATATGACCTTGCGCTCGCTAGTAAAATGGCCGAGGTTGCCAACAGGGAAGGCCTCGACCTCCTGCATGTCCACTATGCGATCCCACATGCCGTTTGCGCTATTCTGGCAAAGCAAATGAGTGGCAGGGACCTGAAAATCATGACAACCTTACATGGTACGGACATCACGGTGCTTGGGAATGACCCATCTTTGGCTGATGCCATTAAATTTGGGATTGAAAAATCCGATATTGTTACAGCCGTTTCAAATTCTCTCGTTGCTCAAACGATGGAAATGATCAATCCTGATAAACAAATTGAAACGCTTTATAACTTCATAGATGAACGGGTATATCTTAGAAGCGCAGATTCTGATTTAAAGAAAAAACTGAGGATTAAGGATGAAGAAAAGGTCGTTATTCATGTTTCCAATTTCCGGCCTGTTAAAAGGGTTGGTGATGTAATCAGGACATTTGCGAGGATATCTGAATCAATGCCGGCAAAACTGCTCCTGGTTGGCGATGGGCCTGAAATGAGGAATGTTACTAGGCTCGTCGAGGAATTGGGATTAAAGGGAAAAGTATTATTCCTTGGAAAACAGGATAATGTAGAGGAATTATATTCTATTAGTGACCTTATGCTTCTTTTATCAGAAAAAGAAAGCTTTGGGCTAGTTGCCCTTGAGGCAATGGCTTGCGGGGTACCGTGCATCGGTACGAATATTGGCGGCATCCCGGAAGTAATTGAAGATGGAGTAACAGGCTATATTTGCAGGTTGGGGGATATAGAAGGTATATCCAATCGCGCGATAGCCCTCCTGTCAGATTCCGCTCTTCATCAAAGCTTTTCACAAAAAGCCGCTATAGACATGAAGGAAAAATTTAATGCTGACCGAATTGTTGCTGAGTATGAAAATCTTTATTATAAATTGGTGGGAAATTAG
- a CDS encoding CCA tRNA nucleotidyltransferase: MVKKPFLDALPVIEEIEAAGFEAFFVGGAVRDNFLNRPIGDVDIATSARPEQIKTIFSRTVDIGIEHGTVLVLFKGESYEVTTYRTETGYKDFRRPDEVKFVTSLTEDLMRRDFTINAMAMDRYGVVIDPFGGKEDLVKKQIRTVGSPVERFSEDALRILRAIRFVSQLRFSIEKGTLSSLSETAHLLTHIAVERKSVEFEKILQGTGRAEGIRMITEAGILDYLPGLSGRKTEISKLSSYQISNLNLNEMWALLLYCISIEQDGVDEFLRGWKLPVKKMKAIAKLLYFFQKRLQSNWDLRLLYQAGKENILSVEKLIQSIGGQAGAATIEKWVEMHNSLPIKSSDEMDVTGGDLINWFGKTGGPWVKEQLALVEDAIIHGQLDNRKDEIKEWLFNCNQR; this comes from the coding sequence ATGGTGAAAAAACCATTTTTGGATGCATTGCCAGTTATTGAGGAGATAGAAGCCGCCGGATTTGAGGCCTTTTTTGTTGGCGGGGCAGTCCGTGATAACTTCCTCAACAGGCCTATTGGGGATGTTGACATTGCTACTTCTGCCAGGCCAGAGCAAATTAAAACAATATTTTCCCGTACAGTCGACATTGGAATTGAACATGGTACAGTACTTGTCCTATTTAAAGGTGAGTCCTATGAAGTTACGACATACCGGACTGAAACAGGTTATAAGGATTTCCGCAGGCCTGATGAGGTGAAATTCGTTACCTCTTTAACAGAAGATTTGATGCGCCGAGACTTCACAATAAATGCGATGGCAATGGACAGGTATGGTGTGGTAATCGATCCATTTGGCGGGAAAGAGGACCTCGTCAAAAAACAAATTAGAACGGTTGGCAGTCCAGTGGAACGATTCAGTGAGGATGCGCTGAGGATTTTGAGGGCGATTCGCTTTGTTAGCCAGCTTCGCTTTTCAATCGAAAAGGGAACATTATCCTCATTGTCTGAAACTGCCCACCTGTTAACCCATATCGCTGTTGAACGAAAGTCCGTAGAGTTTGAAAAAATCCTCCAGGGAACTGGGAGGGCTGAAGGAATCAGGATGATAACCGAAGCAGGAATCCTGGACTACCTTCCAGGATTAAGCGGACGGAAAACAGAAATTTCGAAGCTTTCATCCTATCAAATTTCAAACCTGAACCTTAATGAAATGTGGGCCCTGCTTCTTTATTGCATCAGTATCGAACAAGATGGTGTCGATGAGTTCCTTCGGGGTTGGAAGCTGCCAGTCAAAAAAATGAAAGCTATCGCAAAACTGCTTTACTTTTTTCAAAAAAGGCTGCAATCTAACTGGGACCTTCGCCTTCTTTATCAGGCAGGGAAGGAAAATATACTATCAGTGGAAAAACTTATACAGTCCATTGGTGGCCAGGCTGGTGCAGCCACAATCGAAAAATGGGTTGAAATGCATAATAGCCTGCCGATTAAGTCTAGTGATGAAATGGATGTTACTGGCGGAGACTTGATAAATTGGTTCGGTAAAACGGGAGGCCCCTGGGTGAAAGAACAACTCGCTTTGGTAGAAGACGCGATTATTCATGGCCAGCTTGATAATCGTAAAGATGAGATAAAGGAGTGGCTATTCAATTGCAATCAGAGATAA
- a CDS encoding IS256 family transposase encodes MTQIQFNLNTDVLKEAVMASNIDTVMKASIVLVLNAVMEKERDEYLQAGAYERNSIRRDYRNGYYERDLLLSIGKVTLKVPRTRGGDFSTTVFERYSRCDQAFILSMLEMVVNGVSTRKVKHIVKQLCGESVSKSFVSSLTEMLDPVVSQWASRPLNTKYYPYIFADAMYIKVREHNRVVSKAVYIATAIDEGNHRDVLGLKVAHSESFEAWQSFFQHLQERGLQSPKIVISDAHKGLKAAIAKEFVGTIWQRCLVHFKRNIFTNLPKKEMDEVKFGLKRIFDVAEADEARRFKDEFIDRFGDNPKLERTLRTLEEGFEDAIQFLNEPAKYHPYIRSTNSLERLNQEVRRRERSIRIFPNTQSAFRMIGAILIDYTEEQERKKILFKK; translated from the coding sequence ATGACCCAAATTCAGTTTAACCTAAATACCGACGTTTTAAAAGAAGCCGTAATGGCTTCCAACATCGACACTGTGATGAAAGCGTCCATTGTCCTTGTATTGAATGCCGTAATGGAAAAGGAGCGGGACGAGTATCTCCAGGCTGGGGCCTACGAGCGGAATTCAATTCGCCGCGACTACCGAAATGGTTATTATGAACGCGATCTTTTACTCAGTATCGGCAAAGTTACCTTGAAGGTGCCCCGTACACGGGGTGGAGACTTTTCGACAACCGTTTTTGAAAGGTATTCAAGATGCGACCAGGCGTTTATCCTCTCTATGCTTGAAATGGTTGTAAATGGCGTATCCACCCGAAAGGTCAAGCATATTGTCAAACAATTATGCGGGGAGAGTGTTTCAAAATCCTTCGTTTCTTCTCTGACGGAAATGCTTGACCCGGTGGTGAGCCAATGGGCCAGCCGGCCTCTTAACACTAAATATTATCCTTATATTTTTGCAGATGCGATGTATATCAAGGTAAGGGAACATAACCGCGTGGTCTCCAAAGCCGTTTATATCGCGACAGCGATTGATGAAGGCAATCACCGGGATGTCTTAGGCTTAAAAGTGGCCCACTCCGAGAGTTTTGAAGCATGGCAGAGTTTTTTCCAGCACCTTCAGGAAAGAGGACTCCAATCCCCCAAAATAGTTATTTCTGACGCACACAAAGGCCTGAAAGCCGCCATAGCTAAAGAGTTCGTGGGAACCATCTGGCAACGTTGCCTGGTTCATTTCAAAAGAAACATTTTCACCAATCTGCCCAAAAAAGAAATGGATGAGGTGAAATTCGGGCTTAAGAGGATCTTTGATGTAGCTGAGGCGGATGAGGCTAGGCGGTTTAAGGATGAATTTATAGACCGGTTTGGGGATAATCCTAAACTTGAGCGTACACTGAGAACATTGGAAGAAGGCTTCGAGGATGCCATTCAGTTCCTTAACGAACCTGCCAAGTACCACCCATATATCCGAAGTACAAATTCGCTGGAACGGTTGAATCAGGAAGTCCGTAGAAGGGAAAGGTCAATCCGAATTTTCCCCAATACCCAATCTGCATTTCGAATGATTGGCGCAATCCTGATTGACTATACGGAAGAACAAGAAAGGAAAAAGATCCTTTTTAAAAAATAG
- the ypjB gene encoding sporulation protein YpjB: MKIRCFLIILLSFTFPIAALAEENLANVEKLDAISDDAFQMVKNQRYEDAQKLLSNFSREFEQMYDGNIPFTLDELRIVSVSRDEAMEAAASPTMEYQERLNKVTSFRLVIDALSTSSEPLWSEMEDEVMGAFGMAKKAAVKGEASQYHANLNSFLALYELIYPSMKIDVPKEQLQQVDARVRSVERLHTTLPASQNDLEEFEVLESSLQDIFEGIEEDEADPSLWWVIISTGSIIILTLSYVGWRKYQGDKEVTRKRRGLKD, encoded by the coding sequence ATGAAGATTAGATGCTTCCTTATAATTCTTTTATCATTTACTTTTCCAATTGCAGCTCTTGCAGAGGAAAACCTCGCCAACGTAGAAAAGCTAGATGCAATTTCAGACGATGCGTTCCAAATGGTCAAGAATCAGCGATATGAGGATGCGCAAAAATTATTAAGTAATTTTTCCAGGGAATTCGAGCAAATGTATGATGGCAATATTCCGTTCACTCTCGATGAATTGAGGATTGTTTCAGTTTCCCGGGACGAAGCAATGGAAGCCGCCGCCAGTCCTACCATGGAATATCAGGAAAGACTAAATAAAGTCACAAGCTTCCGTTTAGTTATTGATGCTTTGTCGACATCTTCTGAGCCTCTTTGGTCCGAGATGGAGGACGAGGTAATGGGCGCGTTTGGAATGGCAAAAAAGGCTGCCGTAAAAGGTGAGGCTTCACAATATCATGCTAATTTGAATTCATTTCTTGCATTGTATGAACTAATTTATCCTAGCATGAAAATTGATGTTCCCAAGGAACAGCTCCAGCAGGTAGATGCAAGAGTCCGCTCGGTTGAACGCCTACACACAACGCTTCCAGCCAGCCAGAATGATTTAGAGGAATTTGAAGTTCTCGAGTCGAGCCTTCAGGATATTTTTGAAGGTATTGAAGAGGATGAAGCTGATCCTTCGCTATGGTGGGTGATTATCTCGACAGGCAGCATTATTATTCTGACATTGTCGTATGTCGGCTGGCGAAAATATCAGGGTGATAAGGAAGTTACGCGAAAACGCCGCGGGCTAAAAGATTGA